A region of uncultured Anaeromusa sp. DNA encodes the following proteins:
- a CDS encoding DMT family transporter, which translates to MSWQGPLHLSLAASLWGGAYVASKFILDVVPPITLLFLRYLFAVVLLYLWCRMDGMSLECRQDWKDMARIGFYGYFLSIAAQFAGTMLSSAHLGAVITSLSPVFQSAFAVWLLREPMSRKQKAATGIALLGVLLIVGMPQEGEADNMWANLFLLAAALLWGYYSVISRGLSGRHPALRITFWGVLIATVCAVPPVVLEWSSWNQAELLRLPILLSVLYLAVFATTVAYFCWNRGLALVDSHKAGLFFLMQPVVGSLLGAILLGEVLTPAFFGGGALILAAVYLALEQKETSKGAEA; encoded by the coding sequence ATGTCGTGGCAGGGACCGTTGCATTTATCGCTGGCCGCTTCCCTTTGGGGAGGCGCTTATGTGGCAAGCAAATTTATTTTGGATGTCGTACCGCCGATTACGTTGCTTTTTTTGCGGTATCTTTTTGCAGTAGTTTTGTTGTATTTGTGGTGCCGAATGGACGGTATGTCATTGGAATGCCGCCAAGATTGGAAAGATATGGCGCGCATTGGCTTTTACGGCTATTTCCTTTCGATCGCTGCGCAATTTGCCGGGACGATGCTGTCCTCGGCGCATCTGGGCGCGGTGATTACTTCGCTTTCGCCGGTATTTCAGTCGGCCTTTGCCGTCTGGCTGCTGCGGGAACCCATGAGCCGCAAGCAAAAGGCGGCTACCGGCATCGCGTTATTGGGCGTATTGCTCATTGTCGGCATGCCGCAAGAGGGGGAAGCCGATAATATGTGGGCCAACTTATTTTTGTTGGCGGCAGCCCTTCTTTGGGGTTACTATTCGGTCATTTCCCGTGGCTTGTCTGGGCGGCATCCGGCTTTGCGCATTACCTTCTGGGGCGTACTGATTGCTACCGTGTGCGCGGTGCCGCCGGTTGTTCTGGAGTGGTCTTCATGGAATCAGGCAGAGTTGTTGCGGCTGCCGATTTTGCTCAGTGTCCTGTATTTGGCGGTATTTGCTACGACTGTGGCGTACTTTTGTTGGAACCGGGGCTTGGCTTTGGTGGATTCTCACAAGGCAGGGCTGTTCTTCCTGATGCAGCCGGTGGTGGGAAGTCTATTAGGTGCGATATTGCTGGGCGAGGTGTTAACGCCAGCGTTTTTTGGCGGCGGCGCTTTGATTTTAGCAGCAGTATATCTGGCATTGGAACAGAAGGAAACAAGTAAAGGAGCAGAGGCATGA
- a CDS encoding MBL fold metallo-hydrolase — protein MTQAAITYLFHSGYSVETAKRFFVFDYYQPSDDLQFLTSRSFQQKPPTWVFASHSHGDHFDPVIFSWDSAAHPLTYVLSDDVFPKRIPAGHRCHVLKEGESLSQDGMVITAYGSSDLGLSFLVEADGLRIFHAGDLNWWHWKGETPSEQLYAKNLFYEKMAALRGQKIDIAFFPVDRRLEEFYSLGAETFSQEIKPTWLLPMHFGKDVEASRLFAAKAAELGVKTKVIDHANQRFEITI, from the coding sequence ATGACGCAAGCAGCTATAACGTATCTTTTCCACAGCGGCTACAGTGTAGAAACAGCCAAACGTTTTTTCGTTTTTGACTATTACCAGCCTAGCGACGACTTGCAATTTTTGACGTCCCGCTCTTTTCAGCAGAAACCGCCTACTTGGGTTTTTGCTTCCCATTCCCATGGTGACCATTTTGATCCGGTCATTTTCTCCTGGGACTCCGCGGCACACCCCCTCACCTATGTGCTCAGCGACGACGTATTTCCCAAGCGCATCCCCGCCGGTCATCGCTGTCATGTTCTCAAGGAAGGCGAAAGCCTTAGCCAGGATGGTATGGTCATCACCGCCTACGGCTCTTCTGACCTCGGCCTTTCCTTCCTGGTGGAAGCGGACGGCTTGCGAATCTTCCACGCCGGGGATCTCAACTGGTGGCACTGGAAGGGAGAGACACCGAGCGAGCAACTCTACGCCAAAAACCTTTTTTACGAAAAAATGGCCGCTCTACGCGGCCAAAAAATCGATATCGCCTTTTTTCCGGTGGATCGCCGCTTGGAAGAGTTCTACTCTTTGGGCGCGGAAACCTTCTCCCAAGAAATCAAGCCTACTTGGCTACTGCCTATGCACTTCGGCAAAGACGTAGAAGCCAGCCGCCTCTTCGCGGCCAAAGCCGCCGAACTTGGCGTAAAAACCAAAGTCATTGACCACGCCAACCAGCGCTTTGAAATCACTATTTAA
- a CDS encoding Lrp/AsnC family transcriptional regulator, with protein sequence MDEIDQQIVEFLSEQGRMQWKELGEAIHLSGPAVAERVRRMEKQGIICGYKAVIDESKTGRATTALITIILSSGRHGEMQTLLRSHPAVRESYRVSGDGCYWCRAAFKGQAELAAFLDELAKLGNYRLMLAVDAIR encoded by the coding sequence ATGGACGAAATTGATCAACAAATCGTGGAATTTCTGTCTGAGCAGGGCCGGATGCAATGGAAAGAGCTGGGGGAAGCCATACATTTGAGCGGACCTGCTGTGGCTGAGCGCGTACGGCGAATGGAAAAGCAAGGCATTATCTGCGGCTATAAAGCCGTAATAGATGAAAGCAAAACAGGGAGAGCGACGACGGCGCTCATTACCATTATTTTGAGCAGCGGTCGTCATGGGGAAATGCAAACACTGCTGCGCAGCCATCCGGCAGTGCGTGAATCTTACCGGGTAAGCGGCGACGGCTGTTATTGGTGCCGGGCCGCGTTCAAAGGGCAGGCGGAATTGGCTGCTTTTTTAGATGAGCTGGCGAAGCTGGGGAATTATCGCTTAATGCTGGCGGTGGATGCGATCCGCTAA
- a CDS encoding lactate utilization protein, translated as MTTQAEMTAKVTKTLESLKKNRFGVQHFSQAAAGVTKLLEEIPVEATVGFGGSWTLMQLQVAEQLEARGNVVFNHNKQGLSKEEVLEMRQKELSCDVFLTSTNALTVGGQLVNVDGVGNRVSAMVFGPKKVIVFAGVNKIVDDLEGALERIRAIAAPRNNQRLKLPNPCVQSGHCMNCQGPTRICNVTTIIDKKPPLTDLQIWLVEEELGY; from the coding sequence ATGACAACACAGGCGGAAATGACAGCGAAGGTGACCAAGACGTTGGAGTCCTTGAAGAAAAATCGTTTTGGAGTGCAGCATTTTTCCCAGGCGGCTGCAGGAGTGACCAAGTTGTTGGAGGAGATTCCAGTAGAAGCAACCGTGGGCTTCGGCGGTTCCTGGACTTTGATGCAGCTGCAGGTGGCGGAACAATTAGAAGCCAGGGGCAATGTCGTATTCAACCACAACAAACAGGGACTGTCTAAGGAAGAAGTGCTGGAGATGAGGCAGAAGGAGCTTTCTTGTGATGTATTTTTGACTAGCACCAATGCCTTGACTGTAGGCGGGCAGCTTGTCAATGTAGACGGCGTCGGTAACCGGGTGAGCGCTATGGTCTTTGGGCCGAAGAAGGTTATTGTTTTTGCGGGAGTCAACAAGATTGTCGATGATTTAGAGGGCGCTTTAGAGCGCATTCGCGCGATCGCGGCGCCGCGCAACAACCAGCGCTTGAAGCTGCCCAATCCTTGCGTGCAAAGCGGTCACTGTATGAACTGTCAGGGGCCGACTCGCATTTGCAATGTAACCACCATTATTGATAAGAAGCCGCCTCTGACTGATTTGCAGATTTGGTTGGTGGAGGAAGAGCTGGGGTATTAA
- a CDS encoding aldolase/citrate lyase family protein, translated as MERLRRAMMFVPGNNPGMLQNAGIYQADTVILDLEDSVAISEKDAARDLVYQAIKTIAYPCEVGVRINHISTPYGRTDLEWVLPAKPDLVRLPKAESAEEIQEIDAIITAAEEANGFEPGSIRMMAAIETAKGLRQAYEIATASSRMEALAIGGEDFLADLKTSRTRHGGELAVARGQLVLAARAAGVQVIDSVFSDIRDEEGFIAETTRIKEMGFDGKSVVNPRQIKLIYQIFAPAEKEIDLAERILEAYQEALAKNSGVISLNGKMIDTPVVLRAERTLAYAKALGLRKEEEAHD; from the coding sequence ATGGAACGTTTGCGTCGGGCCATGATGTTTGTGCCCGGAAATAATCCTGGGATGCTGCAAAACGCAGGCATTTACCAGGCGGATACTGTTATTTTAGATTTGGAAGACTCGGTGGCTATCAGTGAAAAAGATGCCGCGCGAGACTTGGTATATCAGGCCATTAAAACCATTGCCTACCCTTGTGAAGTAGGGGTGCGCATCAATCATATCAGCACTCCCTATGGGCGTACGGATTTGGAGTGGGTGCTGCCGGCTAAGCCGGATTTGGTTCGTCTGCCCAAGGCGGAATCGGCGGAGGAAATTCAAGAGATCGACGCGATCATTACTGCTGCGGAAGAGGCCAATGGCTTTGAACCCGGCTCGATTCGCATGATGGCTGCCATTGAAACGGCCAAAGGCTTGCGCCAGGCCTATGAAATTGCCACCGCTAGCTCGCGTATGGAAGCGTTAGCCATTGGCGGCGAGGATTTCCTGGCGGACTTGAAAACATCTCGTACCCGTCATGGCGGGGAATTGGCGGTGGCCAGAGGCCAACTGGTGCTGGCGGCCCGAGCGGCAGGGGTTCAAGTTATCGACAGCGTCTTTTCGGATATTCGCGACGAAGAAGGCTTTATTGCGGAAACGACGCGGATTAAAGAAATGGGCTTTGACGGCAAGTCGGTAGTCAATCCCCGACAGATTAAGCTGATTTATCAAATCTTTGCGCCTGCGGAAAAAGAAATTGATTTGGCGGAGCGTATCTTGGAGGCCTATCAAGAAGCGTTGGCCAAGAACTCAGGGGTTATTTCGCTGAATGGAAAAATGATTGATACGCCGGTGGTGCTGCGGGCAGAGCGAACGTTGGCCTATGCCAAAGCGCTGGGCTTGCGGAAGGAGGAAGAAGCACATGATTAA
- the citD gene encoding citrate lyase acyl carrier protein: MVLKTTAQAGTLESSDAMITVSPLPVGSGVEMELTSVVMKQYGEQIRALMLELLQEAQLTDVKLLVNDRGALECTLRARLATALRRSCGKA, encoded by the coding sequence ATGGTTTTGAAAACAACAGCTCAGGCAGGTACGCTGGAATCCAGCGATGCAATGATTACGGTATCGCCATTGCCTGTGGGCAGCGGTGTAGAAATGGAGCTGACCAGCGTGGTCATGAAGCAGTACGGCGAGCAAATTCGCGCCTTGATGCTGGAGCTGCTCCAAGAAGCGCAATTGACTGATGTCAAGCTGCTGGTGAATGACCGAGGCGCACTGGAATGTACTTTGCGGGCTCGGCTGGCTACGGCCCTGCGCCGCAGCTGCGGCAAAGCGTAA
- a CDS encoding response regulator, whose amino-acid sequence MEPIRVMIVEDDPMVADINTRFTEAVKGFTVVGTARDGQEALQLLAECRPDLVILDVYMPHLDGLSVLARLRQEAESVDVILITAANDSESVRQARQGGAIDYIIKPFKFDRYQRTLESYREYRGKLFQKESFTQAELDQVREIKKEAPPQGLPKNLHPQTLGLVVNLLSRAQGALSAEEVAGELGLSRATARRYLEYLTETEKVSLVLEYAAVGRPVHRFRLHGVPGG is encoded by the coding sequence ATGGAACCCATTAGAGTGATGATTGTAGAAGATGATCCTATGGTAGCAGACATCAATACTCGCTTTACTGAAGCGGTTAAAGGGTTTACTGTAGTCGGCACGGCGCGGGATGGGCAAGAGGCCTTGCAACTGCTGGCAGAATGCAGGCCTGATTTGGTGATCTTGGATGTGTATATGCCGCATCTGGATGGACTGAGCGTGCTGGCCAGGCTCAGGCAGGAGGCGGAGTCGGTGGATGTAATCTTGATTACTGCTGCCAATGACAGCGAAAGCGTGCGCCAGGCGCGGCAAGGAGGGGCTATAGATTATATTATTAAGCCCTTTAAGTTTGACCGCTATCAACGCACGTTGGAAAGCTATCGGGAGTATCGAGGCAAGCTATTTCAAAAAGAGAGCTTTACCCAGGCTGAGTTAGACCAGGTTCGAGAGATTAAAAAAGAAGCGCCGCCGCAAGGGCTGCCCAAAAACCTGCATCCCCAGACACTGGGACTAGTGGTAAATCTGCTCAGCCGGGCCCAAGGGGCATTGTCAGCCGAAGAAGTCGCAGGCGAGCTGGGCTTGTCGCGAGCGACAGCGCGACGCTATTTGGAGTATCTGACAGAAACGGAAAAAGTGAGCTTGGTATTGGAATATGCAGCAGTGGGACGTCCTGTTCACCGTTTTCGACTGCATGGCGTGCCGGGAGGATAG
- a CDS encoding helix-turn-helix domain-containing protein produces MFCFNNVEYQCSMELSLGLIGGKWKALILWHLGCHQTLRFSELRRQLPKVTQKMLTQQLRELEEHGLVNRLVYAQVPPKVEYSLTEEGQSLLPILEQLCQWGQGYAERHDAIAPQQAANR; encoded by the coding sequence ATGTTTTGTTTTAACAATGTCGAATATCAATGCAGTATGGAACTTTCTTTAGGCCTAATTGGAGGCAAATGGAAAGCCCTTATTCTTTGGCACTTGGGATGTCATCAGACGCTCCGCTTCAGCGAATTGCGCCGCCAATTGCCCAAAGTCACGCAAAAAATGCTCACCCAGCAGTTGCGTGAGCTGGAAGAGCACGGTCTGGTAAACCGTCTGGTGTACGCTCAAGTTCCGCCCAAAGTTGAGTATTCGCTGACCGAGGAGGGCCAAAGTCTGCTGCCGATTTTGGAGCAACTCTGTCAATGGGGTCAAGGCTACGCCGAGCGTCACGACGCCATCGCCCCGCAGCAAGCCGCCAACCGTTAA
- a CDS encoding sensor histidine kinase has translation MYKRKRLSLQLKIMALSIAAVCVALMVGGGLVVNGIYQQVVADMSERAFVIGRVVATDPLVNSRPLTPEDSARVQPFAEQVRHYSGAAFIVVANMDKIRIAHPLPDYIGLPVSDLYRDPVMEGQEFHSVDHGLLETTLRGYVPIFAADGSGQLGFVSVGFYLDDIYAQVLAQARNVLYGLLAAWICSVVGAWLLAKNIKKAIFGLEPHEIATLLREKEAMLDALKEGLVAVDSEGRIRFFNQWAASYLGDDFAGKPLQEYLPQLPLAQVLQDGKAIYDLEQRLQGIIILANIVPVVSEGESRGLVITFRDRTEMTRLAEEMTGIHQLIELLRAQAHEFKNKMHAVAGLIQLGETEEAVNLLVEQDQRGQETMLQLQKNIKNPIIFGLLLGKYSRARELGVTLEVKTATLIQRLPDQLTNGDLVIVLGNLLENALEAAVNSAEKRVEVFLQNTAEALILEVYNTGAGIEADIANAMYQKGFSSKGGQRGYGLALTAEKVAVNRGTISHENGSGGVLFRVSLPHKS, from the coding sequence TTGTATAAAAGAAAACGGCTGTCTTTGCAGCTGAAAATTATGGCCCTATCCATTGCCGCGGTATGCGTGGCGCTGATGGTGGGAGGCGGCTTGGTAGTCAACGGCATTTACCAACAGGTAGTAGCCGATATGTCGGAACGAGCCTTCGTCATTGGCCGGGTTGTGGCCACTGATCCGCTGGTGAACAGTCGTCCTTTGACGCCGGAGGATTCAGCGCGTGTCCAGCCGTTTGCGGAGCAGGTGCGCCATTACAGCGGCGCGGCTTTTATCGTTGTGGCTAATATGGATAAAATTCGTATTGCCCACCCGCTGCCGGATTATATCGGTCTGCCTGTGAGCGATCTGTATCGGGACCCGGTCATGGAGGGTCAAGAATTTCACAGCGTAGATCACGGCTTGCTGGAGACAACCTTACGAGGATATGTGCCTATTTTTGCTGCCGACGGCAGCGGTCAGTTGGGCTTTGTTTCGGTGGGATTTTATCTGGATGATATCTATGCTCAGGTTTTGGCGCAGGCCCGGAATGTTTTGTACGGCCTTTTAGCGGCTTGGATCTGCAGTGTGGTAGGGGCTTGGCTATTGGCGAAAAATATCAAGAAAGCTATTTTTGGCTTGGAGCCGCATGAAATCGCTACGTTGCTGCGGGAAAAAGAAGCCATGCTGGATGCGTTGAAAGAAGGGCTGGTGGCCGTGGATAGCGAAGGGCGCATCCGTTTCTTCAATCAGTGGGCGGCTTCGTATTTAGGGGACGATTTTGCCGGCAAGCCGCTGCAAGAGTATCTGCCTCAACTGCCTTTAGCACAGGTGCTGCAGGACGGCAAGGCGATATATGATTTGGAGCAGCGACTGCAGGGAATTATTATTTTGGCCAATATTGTGCCAGTAGTCTCCGAAGGAGAAAGCCGAGGACTAGTCATTACCTTCCGTGACCGTACGGAAATGACGCGTCTGGCGGAGGAAATGACAGGTATTCATCAACTGATTGAGCTGCTACGGGCGCAGGCTCATGAATTCAAGAACAAAATGCATGCGGTGGCTGGCTTGATTCAGCTGGGAGAGACGGAAGAAGCAGTCAACCTTCTTGTGGAGCAAGACCAGCGCGGCCAGGAAACCATGCTGCAGCTGCAGAAGAATATTAAAAATCCTATTATTTTTGGCTTGCTTTTGGGGAAATACAGTCGTGCTAGAGAGTTGGGCGTAACTCTGGAAGTAAAAACGGCCACCTTGATTCAGCGCTTGCCGGATCAGCTGACAAACGGTGATTTGGTCATTGTTTTGGGAAATCTACTGGAAAATGCCCTGGAGGCGGCCGTAAATTCTGCAGAAAAAAGAGTGGAAGTTTTTCTGCAGAATACGGCAGAAGCGCTGATTTTGGAAGTTTACAATACCGGAGCAGGCATTGAAGCTGATATTGCGAACGCCATGTATCAAAAAGGATTTTCTAGCAAGGGAGGCCAACGTGGCTATGGACTGGCGCTGACGGCAGAAAAAGTAGCGGTGAACCGAGGGACGATTTCCCATGAAAATGGTTCTGGAGGCGTGCTATTCCGCGTATCCTTGCCTCATAAAAGTTAG
- the yfbR gene encoding 5'-deoxynucleotidase: MSHFFAYLSRMRLIWRWGLMRNTQKENIQEHSLQVATVAHSLALIRNAYHGGQVDAERVMALAMFHEVAEVFTGDLPTPIKYFNNEIKSLYDDIETQAKNKLCSMLPEPLRGEYEKLLFVQPQEEELWQLVKAADKICAYLKCVEEDKAGNAEFRKAEKTIRTELASSPLPEVETFMELFGESFALSLDEMG, encoded by the coding sequence ATGAGTCATTTTTTTGCATACTTGTCGCGGATGCGCCTGATTTGGCGCTGGGGTTTAATGCGCAATACCCAGAAGGAAAACATTCAGGAGCATAGCTTGCAAGTGGCTACGGTAGCGCACTCGTTGGCCCTGATTCGTAACGCCTATCATGGCGGTCAAGTGGATGCGGAGCGGGTCATGGCGCTGGCTATGTTTCACGAGGTGGCGGAGGTGTTTACCGGCGACTTGCCGACGCCGATCAAATACTTCAACAACGAAATCAAGAGCCTCTATGACGACATTGAGACACAGGCTAAAAATAAGCTTTGCTCCATGCTGCCGGAGCCGCTGCGTGGGGAATACGAAAAGCTCCTCTTCGTGCAGCCGCAGGAAGAAGAGCTTTGGCAACTGGTAAAAGCCGCAGATAAAATCTGCGCCTATTTAAAATGCGTGGAAGAAGATAAAGCTGGCAACGCCGAATTTCGTAAGGCTGAAAAAACCATTCGCACGGAGCTGGCGTCGTCGCCGCTGCCTGAGGTGGAAACCTTCATGGAACTCTTTGGTGAGAGCTTTGCCCTCAGTTTAGACGAGATGGGTTAA
- a CDS encoding MBL fold metallo-hydrolase, translating to MHLQLFRHATMQLTLPEGTLLIDPMLSAQGVLDPVPHSPNPRANPLVALPLLPDEIVKSSDACLITHLHRDHFDTAAAQLLPKELPIFCPPFAAASLQEQGFKSVQAADPQAHWQQLRLTLTGGQHGLGEIGLQMGAVAGFALTGPAMPTIYLAGDTVWCPEVADAIKTHQPDIIILYGGGARFTHAGPITMTETDILTVCRHAPQAQVIVAHMEAFDHCLLSRSQLRRHIEAASANALVPNDGDIITWD from the coding sequence ATGCACTTACAATTATTTCGCCACGCTACTATGCAGTTAACATTACCCGAAGGAACGCTTTTAATCGACCCCATGTTATCTGCTCAAGGAGTCCTAGATCCGGTTCCCCACTCGCCAAACCCCCGCGCCAATCCACTTGTAGCATTGCCGCTTTTGCCTGACGAGATTGTAAAAAGCAGCGATGCCTGCCTTATCACCCATCTGCACCGGGATCATTTTGATACTGCCGCAGCACAGCTCTTGCCTAAAGAGCTTCCTATTTTCTGTCCGCCTTTTGCCGCTGCATCTTTACAAGAACAGGGCTTCAAATCCGTCCAGGCGGCAGATCCCCAAGCCCATTGGCAACAGCTTCGCTTGACCCTAACGGGAGGCCAGCACGGTTTAGGAGAGATTGGTCTGCAAATGGGCGCAGTAGCCGGCTTTGCTCTTACCGGTCCTGCCATGCCCACCATCTACCTGGCCGGCGATACCGTATGGTGTCCTGAAGTTGCTGACGCCATAAAAACACATCAACCAGACATCATTATTCTCTACGGCGGCGGCGCTCGCTTTACCCATGCCGGCCCGATCACCATGACGGAAACGGACATTCTCACCGTCTGCCGCCATGCACCACAAGCTCAAGTCATCGTCGCTCATATGGAAGCCTTCGACCACTGCCTGCTTTCGCGCAGCCAGCTGCGGCGGCACATTGAAGCTGCCAGCGCCAATGCTCTCGTACCTAACGACGGAGACATAATTACTTGGGATTAA
- the citF gene encoding citrate lyase subunit alpha, whose amino-acid sequence MINGAGRFIPEEISGLGRVRPYEGPFTYQPQGRLRGPKIPVNMPKSEKLLSSIDKAIEACGLRDGMTISFHHHFRNGDAVLNMVVAAIARKGIKDLTIAASSLTNAHEAILPYIREGVITAVETSGTRGQLGELFTSGFLKKPVIVRSHGGRARAIECGELSIDVAFIGAPACDRNGNINGVEGKSACGSMGYAMSDAAYADKVVAITDNLVEQPLYPISIPQTQVDFIVAVDSIGDPKGIASGALRISSDPRELLIAEYASQVIEYSGYFKEDYSLQLGSGGASLAAARFMREKMLAQGITGSFGVGGITAPFAAMLEEGLFKTLYDVQDFDIPSIASLKNNPNHIEMSASYYANPHCKGPIVNSLDVVILSATEVDVDFNVNVITNSNGVMMGASGGHCDTAAGANLSIVVAPLLRGRLPMVLDKVQTIVTPGETVDVIVTERGVAINPRRQDLKENLKQAHIPVMEIEELQKMAYDLAGVPAPIAVTDEIVGVVEYRDGSIIDVIRKPL is encoded by the coding sequence ATGATTAATGGAGCCGGCCGGTTTATTCCGGAAGAAATTTCTGGCTTAGGACGGGTGCGTCCTTATGAAGGGCCCTTTACTTATCAACCGCAGGGGCGTCTGCGCGGGCCCAAAATTCCTGTAAACATGCCTAAATCGGAAAAACTTCTTTCTTCCATTGATAAAGCCATTGAAGCTTGCGGCCTGCGGGACGGCATGACCATTTCGTTTCATCATCATTTCCGCAACGGCGATGCTGTACTGAACATGGTGGTGGCAGCTATTGCCCGCAAAGGTATCAAGGATCTGACGATTGCCGCCAGCTCGTTGACCAATGCCCATGAAGCTATTTTGCCTTACATTCGAGAAGGCGTCATTACGGCGGTAGAGACTAGCGGTACCAGAGGTCAACTAGGTGAACTTTTTACTTCCGGCTTTTTAAAGAAACCGGTCATCGTCCGCTCTCATGGCGGCCGTGCGCGCGCGATTGAATGCGGCGAACTGTCCATTGATGTAGCGTTCATTGGAGCGCCTGCTTGCGATCGCAACGGCAATATCAACGGCGTTGAAGGAAAATCAGCCTGCGGTTCTATGGGCTATGCCATGAGTGACGCGGCTTACGCCGATAAAGTAGTGGCTATTACCGACAATTTGGTTGAGCAACCGTTGTATCCTATCAGCATTCCGCAGACGCAAGTAGACTTTATTGTAGCCGTAGACAGCATTGGCGATCCCAAGGGCATTGCTTCCGGCGCACTGCGCATCAGCAGCGACCCGCGGGAATTGTTGATTGCCGAATACGCTTCGCAGGTGATCGAGTATTCCGGCTACTTCAAAGAAGACTATTCTCTCCAGTTGGGCAGCGGCGGTGCCTCCTTGGCGGCAGCTCGCTTTATGCGTGAAAAAATGCTGGCCCAAGGCATTACAGGAAGCTTCGGCGTTGGCGGCATTACGGCTCCGTTTGCGGCCATGCTGGAAGAAGGCTTGTTTAAAACACTTTACGACGTGCAGGACTTTGACATTCCATCGATTGCTTCTTTGAAAAATAATCCGAATCATATTGAAATGTCGGCTTCGTATTATGCAAATCCCCATTGTAAGGGACCCATCGTCAATAGCTTGGACGTGGTCATCCTCAGCGCTACGGAAGTGGATGTGGACTTTAATGTCAACGTCATCACCAATTCTAACGGCGTTATGATGGGCGCTTCCGGCGGGCACTGCGACACGGCCGCAGGCGCGAATCTTTCTATTGTGGTAGCGCCGCTGTTGCGCGGACGGCTGCCTATGGTGCTGGATAAAGTGCAGACCATCGTCACTCCTGGAGAAACAGTAGACGTCATCGTCACGGAGCGCGGCGTAGCCATTAATCCGCGGCGTCAAGATTTGAAGGAAAATTTGAAGCAGGCTCATATTCCGGTCATGGAGATTGAAGAGCTGCAGAAGATGGCCTATGATTTGGCAGGCGTGCCGGCGCCGATTGCTGTGACTGACGAAATTGTCGGTGTTGTAGAATACCGCGATGGCAGCATTATCGATGTGATTCGCAAACCGCTCTAA
- a CDS encoding nitroreductase family protein has translation MGKLDFIYQRKSVRAFQPTSIPEEDLRQILAAATQAPSGKNVQNWHFVVIRNQQKIEEITKIVEVKNAQMAAFLTEEKARSFRGLLPYYTVFRGAPVLVLAYGGPYPASDLQGCAEPRVVEAAKTSQLARPGIQNVAAAMENLLLAAAALGYGGCWMTGPTFAAREISACVGFAKEGYQLLAVTPLGVPANALGSPPRKALEEVVTFID, from the coding sequence ATGGGGAAGTTGGATTTTATTTATCAGCGTAAAAGCGTTCGGGCTTTTCAACCGACATCGATACCTGAGGAGGATTTGCGTCAGATTTTAGCAGCGGCGACGCAAGCGCCCTCAGGCAAAAATGTACAAAATTGGCATTTTGTCGTTATTCGCAACCAACAGAAAATTGAGGAGATTACTAAAATTGTCGAAGTTAAAAATGCCCAAATGGCGGCATTTTTAACAGAAGAAAAAGCACGTTCCTTCCGCGGTTTGTTACCCTATTATACGGTGTTTCGCGGTGCACCGGTGTTGGTGCTGGCCTATGGCGGACCTTACCCGGCAAGCGATTTGCAAGGCTGCGCTGAGCCACGGGTAGTGGAGGCGGCTAAAACCTCGCAACTGGCGCGGCCTGGCATTCAGAATGTGGCGGCAGCTATGGAAAATTTGCTGTTGGCGGCCGCTGCCCTTGGCTATGGAGGCTGCTGGATGACGGGGCCGACGTTTGCGGCGCGAGAAATTAGTGCGTGTGTAGGTTTTGCCAAGGAAGGCTACCAATTGTTGGCGGTGACTCCCTTGGGAGTGCCTGCAAACGCCCTCGGCAGCCCGCCACGCAAGGCGCTGGAAGAAGTAGTAACTTTCATAGACTAA
- a CDS encoding cupin domain-containing protein, with amino-acid sequence MNTAVFKNLPVAQAVELPSLVANRDGEIVSRTLAQNPHGNVTLFAFAAGEAISTHASHGDALITVLSGSARITVGEATQDVPAGSSILMPANIPHAVEAVEDFKMLLLVLFPEE; translated from the coding sequence ATGAACACTGCCGTATTTAAAAATCTGCCTGTTGCCCAAGCCGTCGAGCTGCCTTCGTTGGTCGCCAACCGAGACGGTGAAATTGTCAGCCGGACGCTGGCGCAAAATCCGCATGGCAATGTGACGCTCTTCGCTTTTGCCGCCGGCGAGGCCATCAGCACCCACGCCTCCCACGGTGACGCTCTGATTACCGTCCTCAGCGGCAGCGCCCGCATTACAGTCGGCGAAGCAACGCAGGACGTGCCAGCTGGCAGCAGCATCCTCATGCCGGCCAATATTCCCCATGCCGTAGAAGCTGTAGAGGATTTTAAAATGCTCCTTTTGGTGCTCTTCCCTGAGGAATAA